TTGAGCCGGTTTCCATCAAATCAATGACTTTGCCCATCTCATAGCCGTCGACGGTAACTACCTTGCAACCCATCAGGTCTTTCCAGTAGTAATCACCCTCTTCCAGCGCTGGCAACTGCGTGGCGTCGACCAAAATTTCACAGTTGGTCAACTGCGCCGCCGCATCACGATCGTCAATGCCTTTGACTTTGATGATCATGTCCTGATTGTGGTGCTTCCAGCTTTCCAGCTCAATCTGCTGCCATTTGCCGGCGCGCTGAATGAACCAGGGCTGGTAGTCAAAAATGCTGTCGGCGTCTTCGGTGGATGAAAACACTTTGAGCCAACCCCGAATGCCGTAGGCGGCTCCCATTTTACCCAGGGTCACTGGATTGACGGGAGGCTGTGTGGCGAGTTGTTTGCTCATGCTAACCACCGTGACAGATTAAGCTGCTTTTTTAGCTTCTTTGATCAGCGCGTTAACGCGATCTGACAGCGTTGCACCCTGGCCAACCCAGTGTTCAATGCGGTCCAGGTCCAGACGCAGAGTTTCAGCCTGACCAGAAGCGATCGGGTTGAAGAAGCCTACGCGCTCAATGAAACGACCATTGCGTGCGTTGCGGCTGTCAGTAACGACAACCTGATAGAACGGACGCTTTTTCGCGCCGTGACGTGCCAAACGAATTGTTACCATAACATCCTCTTCAGTTAATAAAACAACCGGGCCCCATCGAGGAACGGGGCCCGGGTGTCGTATAAAAAGCCCGAAAATTTTACTCATTTTGGCGCAAAAAGCAATCGAAACTGAGCAACCCTTCAGACTTTTCAATGCAACGGCTTAACGCCCCGGGAAGCCCGGCGGCATCATGCCCTTCATTCCACGCAGCATTTTCGCCATGCCGCCCTTTTTCATCTTCTTCATCATGCG
This DNA window, taken from Mixta gaviniae, encodes the following:
- the rimM gene encoding ribosome maturation factor RimM (Essential for efficient processing of 16S rRNA) — translated: MSKQLATQPPVNPVTLGKMGAAYGIRGWLKVFSSTEDADSIFDYQPWFIQRAGKWQQIELESWKHHNQDMIIKVKGIDDRDAAAQLTNCEILVDATQLPALEEGDYYWKDLMGCKVVTVDGYEMGKVIDLMETGSNDVLVVKANLKDAFGVKERLIPFLDEQVIKKVDLTTGTIEVDWDPGF
- the rpsP gene encoding 30S ribosomal protein S16, producing the protein MVTIRLARHGAKKRPFYQVVVTDSRNARNGRFIERVGFFNPIASGQAETLRLDLDRIEHWVGQGATLSDRVNALIKEAKKAA